Proteins encoded within one genomic window of Mesorhizobium sp. AR10:
- a CDS encoding SH3 domain-containing protein — protein MNEPFSFGAPERRRFAMQFGYDMRPSFWQEVRSNSHLVIAAVGTAALLSVAAVALWLALPANDRQAIASPEQTVPTIPVKTTKIIPAATVAAVAAPQAARKSDAVSPTVAAKAAEIAALAPNDPRWTAPDSKTASSPEATSSDQATDQVTQETPSAAFAEPAAQTDGTTLLSKVAAAKNAATDDNPDGAQTAAIPTPKPQLSTATEGDGSQAQAQPQKVSAVSTGRILKAVTMRASPKKNATAMVTVPAKTSVQVMSCKKWCQIVYNGKRGWVYKSFIKTGA, from the coding sequence GTGAACGAGCCCTTCAGTTTCGGTGCGCCGGAACGACGGCGCTTTGCCATGCAGTTCGGCTACGACATGCGGCCCTCTTTCTGGCAGGAAGTCCGGTCGAACTCGCATCTGGTGATCGCCGCGGTCGGCACCGCAGCGCTGCTCAGCGTGGCGGCGGTGGCGCTATGGCTGGCATTGCCGGCCAATGACAGGCAAGCGATTGCAAGCCCCGAGCAGACCGTTCCGACCATTCCGGTGAAAACGACGAAAATTATTCCTGCCGCGACGGTTGCCGCTGTGGCGGCGCCGCAAGCCGCGCGCAAGAGCGACGCGGTTTCCCCGACGGTGGCTGCCAAAGCAGCCGAGATAGCGGCGCTGGCGCCGAACGATCCCCGCTGGACCGCACCGGACTCGAAGACCGCGTCCAGCCCCGAAGCAACGTCATCCGATCAGGCGACAGACCAGGTCACTCAGGAGACGCCGTCCGCGGCGTTCGCCGAACCGGCAGCGCAGACCGATGGCACGACACTGCTTTCCAAAGTCGCTGCTGCCAAAAACGCGGCTACGGACGACAATCCTGATGGCGCGCAAACTGCCGCCATCCCCACCCCGAAGCCGCAACTGTCGACTGCGACCGAGGGCGATGGCAGTCAGGCCCAGGCGCAGCCCCAAAAAGTGAGCGCGGTCAGCACCGGACGCATCCTCAAGGCTGTAACCATGCGAGCCAGCCCGAAGAAGAATGCGACCGCCATGGTCACTGTGCCCGCCAAGACGTCGGTGCAGGTGATGAGCTGCAAGAAATGGTGCCAGATCGTCTACAATGGCAAACGCGGCTGGGTCTACAAGAGCTTCATCAAGACCGGCGCCTAG
- a CDS encoding SDR family oxidoreductase — protein sequence MRLENKVAILTGAASGFGEGMAKRFAEEGARVVVADLNAKGAERVANEIGEAAIWTQTDVSLRSEFDEMVYAARSAFGRIDIMVNNAGYTHRNGDMLDIDETTFDLITAVNMKAIYHAARAVVPIMDRQGGGVILTTASTAGLRPRPGLTWYNASKGWAITATKSMAVELAPKNIRVNCLCPVAGETGMLEKFMGADTPEIREKFRASIPLGRLSTPLDIANAALWLASDEAAFITGVALEVDGGRCI from the coding sequence ATGCGTCTGGAAAACAAGGTGGCCATCCTCACCGGCGCCGCGTCAGGTTTCGGCGAGGGCATGGCCAAGCGCTTTGCCGAGGAGGGCGCCAGGGTGGTCGTCGCCGACCTCAACGCCAAGGGCGCCGAACGTGTGGCCAACGAGATCGGCGAGGCGGCGATCTGGACCCAGACGGACGTCTCGTTGCGTTCCGAATTCGACGAGATGGTCTATGCCGCAAGAAGCGCCTTTGGCCGCATCGACATCATGGTCAACAATGCGGGCTACACCCATCGCAACGGCGACATGCTCGACATCGACGAGACGACGTTCGACCTGATCACTGCCGTCAACATGAAGGCGATCTACCACGCCGCACGCGCTGTGGTGCCGATCATGGACCGGCAAGGCGGCGGCGTCATCCTGACCACCGCTTCCACTGCCGGGCTCCGGCCACGGCCCGGCCTCACCTGGTACAACGCCTCGAAAGGCTGGGCAATCACGGCGACCAAGTCGATGGCGGTGGAGCTCGCGCCCAAGAACATCCGCGTCAACTGTCTCTGTCCGGTCGCCGGCGAGACCGGCATGTTGGAGAAATTCATGGGAGCCGATACACCCGAGATCCGCGAGAAATTCCGCGCATCGATCCCGCTTGGCCGGCTTTCGACCCCGCTCGATATCGCCAACGCCGCGCTCTGGCTTGCTTCGGACGAGGCCGCCTTCATCACCGGTGTAGCGTTGGAGGTCGATGGCGGGCGATGCATCTAG
- the zwf gene encoding glucose-6-phosphate dehydrogenase translates to MTSQIIPVDPFDFIIFGGTGDLSERKLLPSLYHRQRDHQFSEPTRIIGTSRSKMTDEEFQAFARQAISDHVKPADIDTKELKTFLARLSYVSADATTGAGFDKLKKAIGDSDRIRAFYLAVAPALFGDISHKLKEHKLITPNSRIVLEKPIGRDLASARALNDLVGDDFHESQIFRIDHYLGKETVQNLMALRFANALYEPLWNSANVDHVQITVAETVGLEDRVTYYDKAGALRDMVQNHMLQLLCLVAMEAPSSMDADAVRDEKLKVLRALKRINGNEAPKHTVRGQYRAGASAGGPVKGYVEELGKDSNTETFVAIKAEIGNWRWAGVPFYLRTGKRLATRVSEIVIEFRPIPHSIFGDSAGPIFANQLVIRLQPDEGVKQFIMIKDPGPGGMRLRQIPLDMSFAQSFDGRAPDAYERLIMDVIRGNQTLFMRRDEVEAAWKWIDPIQHAWESARQEAQGYTAGTWGPSASIALIERDGRTWHESN, encoded by the coding sequence ATGACCAGCCAGATCATCCCCGTCGATCCTTTCGACTTCATCATTTTCGGCGGCACCGGCGATCTGTCGGAACGCAAGCTCCTGCCGTCGCTCTACCATCGCCAGCGCGACCATCAGTTTTCCGAACCGACGCGGATCATCGGCACGTCGCGTTCGAAAATGACCGACGAGGAATTCCAGGCTTTCGCCAGGCAGGCGATTTCCGACCATGTCAAACCGGCCGATATCGACACCAAGGAACTGAAGACGTTCCTTGCCCGCCTTTCCTACGTCTCCGCGGACGCGACCACAGGCGCGGGCTTCGACAAGCTGAAGAAGGCGATCGGCGACAGCGACCGCATCCGCGCCTTCTATCTGGCGGTGGCACCGGCACTGTTCGGCGATATTTCGCACAAGCTCAAAGAGCACAAGCTGATCACACCGAATTCGCGCATCGTGCTGGAGAAGCCGATCGGGCGCGACCTCGCCTCGGCGCGCGCGCTCAATGATCTGGTTGGCGACGATTTCCATGAAAGCCAGATTTTCCGCATCGATCACTATCTCGGCAAGGAAACGGTGCAGAACCTGATGGCGCTGCGCTTTGCCAATGCGCTCTACGAGCCGCTCTGGAATTCCGCCAATGTCGACCATGTGCAGATCACCGTGGCCGAGACCGTCGGCCTGGAAGATCGCGTCACCTACTACGACAAGGCCGGCGCGCTGCGCGACATGGTGCAGAACCATATGCTGCAGCTTCTCTGCCTCGTCGCCATGGAGGCGCCGTCGTCGATGGACGCCGACGCGGTGCGCGACGAAAAGCTGAAGGTGCTGCGGGCGTTGAAGCGCATCAACGGCAACGAAGCGCCGAAGCATACGGTGCGCGGCCAGTATCGCGCCGGCGCCTCCGCCGGCGGGCCGGTGAAAGGCTATGTCGAGGAACTCGGCAAGGACAGCAACACCGAGACCTTCGTCGCCATCAAGGCCGAGATCGGCAATTGGCGCTGGGCGGGTGTTCCGTTCTACCTGCGGACCGGCAAGCGGCTGGCGACCCGGGTTTCGGAAATCGTCATCGAGTTCAGGCCGATCCCGCATTCGATCTTCGGCGACAGCGCCGGGCCGATCTTCGCCAATCAGCTGGTCATCCGGCTGCAGCCCGACGAGGGCGTCAAGCAGTTCATTATGATCAAGGATCCAGGACCAGGCGGCATGCGGCTGCGCCAGATCCCGCTCGACATGAGCTTCGCGCAGTCCTTCGACGGCCGCGCGCCGGATGCCTATGAACGGTTGATCATGGATGTGATCCGCGGCAACCAAACGCTGTTCATGCGCCGCGACGAAGTCGAGGCGGCATGGAAATGGATCGATCCGATCCAGCACGCCTGGGAAAGCGCGAGGCAGGAGGCGCAAGGGTATACCGCCGGCACATGGGGCCCCTCGGCCTCCATTGCGCTGATCGAACGCGACGGGCGGACATGGCACGAGAGCAATTGA
- the pgl gene encoding 6-phosphogluconolactonase, which yields MAREQLNHAAYNWHAFAARQDLAAALAGHVAGRLTKAIEERDAAVLAVSGGTTPAKFFAALSNIPIAWNKVTVTLVDERCVPATSPRSNAGLVAANLLQDAAAAARFVPLYQDATSIEDAAASDSRMLRSLHWPLDVVVLGMGTDGHTASFFPDADDLEKLLDPSSTRVVLPVHAASAGEPRLTLSLARLVSAGFVALHIEGEDKRTAFENAMGPGTRKPIRAVFDAAERPVEVFWAP from the coding sequence ATGGCACGAGAGCAATTGAACCACGCCGCCTACAACTGGCATGCGTTTGCCGCACGCCAGGACCTGGCGGCAGCACTTGCCGGTCACGTTGCCGGCCGCCTGACAAAGGCGATCGAGGAGCGCGACGCAGCCGTTCTGGCCGTTTCCGGCGGTACGACACCGGCGAAATTTTTCGCAGCGCTGTCGAACATCCCGATCGCCTGGAACAAGGTCACGGTGACGCTGGTCGACGAACGTTGCGTGCCGGCCACCTCGCCGCGCTCCAACGCCGGACTGGTTGCCGCCAATCTGTTGCAGGACGCGGCCGCGGCCGCGCGTTTCGTGCCGCTCTACCAGGACGCCACCAGCATCGAGGATGCGGCGGCGTCCGACAGCAGGATGTTGCGGTCGCTGCACTGGCCGCTCGATGTCGTCGTGCTTGGCATGGGAACCGATGGCCATACCGCATCGTTCTTTCCAGACGCTGACGACCTGGAGAAACTGCTCGATCCGTCCTCGACAAGGGTCGTGCTGCCGGTTCACGCGGCAAGCGCCGGTGAGCCACGCCTGACGCTATCGCTGGCGCGGCTGGTCAGTGCCGGCTTCGTCGCTCTGCACATCGAAGGCGAGGACAAGCGCACCGCATTCGAGAACGCGATGGGGCCGGGAACGCGAAAGCCCATTCGCGCCGTGTTCGACGCAGCCGAGAGGCCCGTAGAGGTCTTCTGGGCACCCTGA
- the edd gene encoding phosphogluconate dehydratase has protein sequence MTARRDIEAITERIRQRSKPGRERYLGRIAEASNRTANRAVLSCGNLAHGFAVCSPSEKVALGGDRVPNLGIITSYNDMLSAHQPFETFPALIKDAAREAGGIAQVAGGVPAMCDGVTQGQPGMELSLFSRDVIAMAAAIGLSHNMFDAAVYLGVCDKIVPGLVIAALTFGHLPAVFIPAGPMTTGLPNDEKAKIRQLYAEGKAGRAELLEAESKSYHGPGTCTFYGTANSNQMLMEIMGLHTPGASFVNPGTPLREALTREATKRALAITALGNAYTPAGRMIDERSIVNGIVGLHATGGSTNHTIHLIAMAAAAGIAITWQDISDLSEAVPLLARVYPNGLADVNHFHAAGGLGFLIRELLDEGILHEDVQTVWGEGLRPYAVEAKLGADGGVVREASPRTSGDEKVLAPFKKAFQPTGGLKVLSGNLGHAVIKTSAVKPERRIVEAPAKVFDSQQGLNEAFKAGTLTGDFIAVIRFQGPKANGMPELHKLTTVLGILQDRGQRVALVTDGRMSGASGKVPAAIHVTPEAVEDGPIARIHDGDIVRLDAEAGTLEVLVPAGDFALRRTADADLIGNEFGFGRELFAGFRQLVGRADHGASAFGTA, from the coding sequence ATGACCGCCAGACGCGATATCGAAGCCATCACCGAGCGGATCCGCCAGCGCTCCAAACCAGGCCGCGAGCGCTATCTCGGCCGCATCGCCGAGGCGTCGAACCGCACCGCCAACCGGGCGGTGCTGTCCTGCGGCAATCTTGCCCACGGTTTTGCGGTCTGCAGCCCGTCGGAAAAGGTGGCGCTCGGCGGCGACCGGGTGCCGAACCTCGGCATCATCACCTCCTACAACGACATGCTGTCGGCGCATCAGCCGTTCGAGACATTTCCCGCGCTGATCAAGGACGCAGCGCGCGAAGCCGGCGGCATCGCGCAGGTGGCAGGCGGCGTGCCGGCGATGTGTGACGGCGTTACCCAGGGCCAACCGGGCATGGAGCTGTCGCTGTTTTCGCGCGATGTGATCGCCATGGCCGCCGCGATCGGTCTGTCGCACAACATGTTCGACGCCGCCGTCTATCTCGGAGTCTGCGACAAGATCGTGCCCGGGCTGGTGATCGCCGCGCTCACCTTCGGCCATCTGCCGGCGGTGTTCATCCCGGCCGGGCCGATGACAACGGGCCTGCCCAACGACGAAAAGGCCAAGATCCGCCAGCTCTATGCCGAGGGCAAGGCGGGACGGGCCGAACTGCTCGAGGCCGAGTCCAAATCCTATCACGGACCGGGAACCTGCACCTTCTACGGCACCGCAAACTCCAACCAGATGCTGATGGAGATCATGGGCCTGCACACGCCGGGCGCCTCCTTCGTCAACCCCGGCACGCCGCTGCGCGAGGCGCTGACCCGGGAGGCGACGAAGCGCGCGCTGGCGATCACCGCGCTCGGCAACGCCTACACGCCGGCTGGCCGGATGATTGACGAGCGCTCGATCGTCAACGGCATCGTCGGCCTGCATGCCACCGGCGGCTCGACCAACCACACCATCCACCTCATTGCCATGGCCGCCGCGGCCGGCATTGCCATCACCTGGCAGGATATTTCGGACTTGTCGGAGGCCGTGCCACTGCTGGCGCGGGTCTATCCGAACGGTCTCGCCGACGTGAACCATTTCCACGCCGCCGGCGGGCTCGGCTTCCTGATCCGGGAACTGCTCGACGAAGGCATCCTGCATGAAGACGTGCAGACAGTGTGGGGTGAAGGGTTGCGTCCCTACGCGGTCGAGGCCAAGCTCGGGGCCGATGGCGGCGTGGTGCGCGAGGCCTCTCCACGGACAAGCGGCGACGAGAAGGTGCTGGCGCCGTTCAAGAAGGCGTTCCAGCCGACAGGCGGGCTCAAAGTGCTTTCGGGCAATCTCGGCCACGCCGTGATCAAGACCTCGGCGGTGAAGCCGGAGCGGCGCATCGTCGAAGCGCCGGCCAAGGTTTTCGACAGCCAGCAAGGGCTGAACGAGGCGTTCAAGGCCGGTACGCTGACCGGCGATTTCATCGCCGTGATCCGCTTCCAGGGTCCGAAAGCCAACGGCATGCCTGAACTGCACAAGCTGACCACCGTGCTCGGCATTCTACAGGATCGCGGCCAGCGCGTGGCGCTGGTGACCGACGGGCGCATGTCGGGCGCTTCCGGCAAGGTGCCGGCGGCGATCCATGTGACACCGGAGGCGGTCGAGGACGGGCCGATCGCCAGGATCCATGACGGCGATATCGTCAGGCTCGACGCCGAAGCAGGGACGCTGGAAGTGCTGGTGCCGGCCGGAGATTTTGCACTGCGCCGGACGGCGGACGCCGACCTGATCGGCAATGAATTTGGTTTCGGCCGCGAGCTTTTCGCCGGCTTCAGGCAATTGGTGGGGCGCGCCGACCATGGCGCGAGCGCATTCGGAACGGCGTGA
- a CDS encoding vWA domain-containing protein, translating into MAGLARSVAAAILLLSMTTLGFAADRVIIVLDASGSMWAQIDGKPKLEIARESLRTVLQSVPADKEIGFMAYGHREKGSCDDIELIVPPQAGSAGAIATTADSLKFLGKTPLTAAVKQAAEALKYTEDKATVVLITDGLETCGGDPCALGKELEASGIDFTADVVGFGLTADEGKQIACLADNTGGKYIQASDEKALQEALVETVAAPAPAPEPVPAPAPAPEPAKPEFNFLPTVVLAEGDDPITEGNAWEIYKAKSDGARGDSVSTEYGAYKGNLEPGDYIVVAIDGEAKVEQKIKIEAGQVYQPLFTLNAGTLIIHPRPSEGADVVDGAAVVIDFPGADMPATYYGNTKVVLPAGDEKVTVTIGQGVATETIPLAAGKTVEKDIIVGVGHVVANAYYTAGGDKADGSGIGFRVVKAKKKIDGTREEVTYSYGPDSKFDLPPDDYVLVATVDLAVVEQPFTVKVGEFQDVKVAMNAGVLAITAPGASKIEVFEAKKDINGKRKSLGYAYDQKYQAAIPAGDYAVVSEKSDNSSKEGTVTVKAGERAELTVQ; encoded by the coding sequence ATGGCGGGACTTGCACGGAGCGTCGCTGCGGCGATCCTCCTTTTGTCGATGACGACGCTCGGCTTTGCTGCCGACCGGGTCATCATCGTTCTCGATGCCTCCGGCTCGATGTGGGCGCAGATCGATGGCAAGCCCAAGCTCGAAATCGCCCGCGAATCGCTCAGAACCGTGTTGCAGTCGGTCCCCGCCGACAAGGAAATCGGCTTCATGGCCTATGGCCATCGCGAGAAAGGCAGTTGTGACGACATCGAGCTGATCGTGCCGCCGCAGGCAGGGTCGGCGGGTGCTATTGCCACCACCGCCGACAGCCTGAAGTTCCTCGGCAAGACGCCGCTGACCGCTGCCGTCAAGCAGGCGGCCGAGGCGTTGAAATACACCGAGGACAAGGCCACCGTCGTTCTGATCACCGACGGGCTTGAAACATGCGGCGGCGACCCTTGTGCGCTGGGCAAGGAACTGGAGGCGTCCGGCATCGATTTCACCGCCGACGTCGTCGGCTTTGGTCTGACCGCTGACGAGGGAAAACAGATCGCCTGCCTGGCCGACAATACCGGCGGCAAATACATCCAGGCCTCGGACGAGAAAGCGCTGCAAGAGGCCTTGGTCGAAACTGTCGCTGCACCGGCGCCTGCGCCCGAACCGGTACCGGCTCCCGCACCGGCGCCTGAGCCTGCGAAGCCGGAATTCAATTTCCTGCCGACAGTGGTGCTTGCCGAGGGCGACGATCCCATCACCGAGGGCAATGCTTGGGAAATCTACAAGGCGAAATCCGATGGTGCGCGCGGCGATTCGGTCAGCACCGAATACGGCGCCTACAAGGGCAACCTGGAGCCGGGCGACTACATTGTCGTCGCGATCGACGGCGAGGCCAAGGTGGAACAGAAGATCAAGATCGAGGCAGGCCAGGTCTACCAGCCGCTCTTCACCTTGAACGCCGGCACGCTGATCATTCATCCGCGACCAAGCGAGGGGGCGGATGTCGTCGATGGCGCGGCTGTCGTGATCGACTTTCCGGGCGCCGACATGCCCGCGACCTACTATGGAAACACGAAAGTCGTGTTGCCGGCCGGCGATGAGAAAGTGACTGTCACGATCGGCCAGGGCGTGGCGACCGAGACGATTCCGCTCGCTGCCGGCAAGACGGTCGAAAAGGACATAATCGTTGGCGTCGGACATGTCGTTGCCAACGCCTACTATACTGCCGGCGGCGACAAGGCTGACGGTTCGGGCATCGGCTTCAGGGTAGTCAAAGCCAAAAAGAAGATCGACGGAACGCGCGAAGAGGTGACCTATTCCTATGGTCCCGACAGCAAGTTCGATCTGCCGCCCGATGACTATGTGTTGGTCGCCACGGTCGATCTGGCCGTCGTCGAGCAGCCGTTCACCGTCAAGGTCGGCGAATTCCAGGATGTGAAGGTCGCCATGAATGCCGGCGTGCTGGCAATCACCGCCCCCGGCGCCTCGAAGATCGAGGTTTTCGAGGCCAAGAAGGATATCAACGGCAAACGCAAGTCGCTTGGCTATGCCTACGACCAGAAGTATCAGGCGGCGATACCGGCCGGTGACTACGCGGTTGTATCGGAGAAATCGGACAACAGCTCGAAGGAAGGCACCGTGACGGTCAAGGCCGGCGAGCGAGCCGAGCTGACTGTGCAATAG
- a CDS encoding GlxA family transcriptional regulator, giving the protein MNDPVQGGRQFAFLLVDKFSMFSLAAAIDTFRSANRLLGHDFYGWTTVSADGDPVMASNGLPLKIDYAVADLPPVDILFVSVGLTTEFPGKSKVLAALRSWGRRGNALGALSVGSYLLAEAGQLEGYRCTIHWENRAGFVERFPDINCTGNVFEIDRKRYTCAGGTTSIDLMLEIVRSDFGSNLANGVANQFQHERIRSAGDRQRVGPERDLTGKSEKLRRIVELMADHLDEPLSAVQLAKSAGLSVRQVERLFLRHLSVTPGRYYMRLRLERARELLRQTNMPILDVAIATGFTSHSYFAQSYRLQFGRPPSEERRTTY; this is encoded by the coding sequence ATGAATGATCCCGTTCAAGGCGGCCGGCAGTTTGCGTTCCTGCTGGTCGACAAGTTTTCCATGTTTTCATTGGCCGCGGCGATCGATACGTTCCGCTCGGCGAACCGGCTGCTCGGCCACGATTTCTATGGCTGGACGACGGTGTCGGCCGATGGCGATCCCGTCATGGCCTCCAACGGCCTGCCGCTCAAGATCGACTACGCTGTTGCCGATCTGCCGCCGGTCGACATCCTGTTTGTCTCGGTCGGGCTGACGACGGAGTTTCCCGGCAAGAGCAAGGTGCTGGCGGCACTGCGCAGCTGGGGCCGGCGCGGCAACGCGCTTGGCGCACTGTCGGTCGGCTCCTATCTGCTCGCCGAGGCAGGCCAGCTCGAAGGCTATCGCTGCACCATCCATTGGGAAAACCGCGCCGGCTTCGTCGAGCGCTTTCCTGACATCAACTGCACCGGCAACGTCTTCGAGATCGACCGCAAGCGCTATACCTGCGCCGGCGGCACCACCTCGATCGACCTGATGCTTGAGATCGTGCGCAGCGATTTCGGCTCGAACCTCGCCAATGGCGTCGCCAACCAGTTCCAGCACGAGCGCATCCGCTCCGCTGGAGACCGCCAGCGCGTCGGACCGGAACGCGACCTGACCGGCAAGTCGGAAAAGTTACGGCGCATTGTCGAGCTGATGGCCGACCACCTCGACGAGCCGCTGTCGGCGGTACAGCTCGCCAAGTCGGCGGGCCTGTCGGTACGCCAGGTCGAACGCCTGTTCCTGCGCCACCTCAGTGTGACGCCCGGCCGTTACTACATGCGGCTCAGGCTCGAGCGGGCGCGTGAATTGCTGCGCCAGACCAACATGCCTATCCTCGACGTGGCGATCGCCACCGGCTTCACCTCGCATTCCTATTTTGCCCAGAGCTATCGGCTGCAATTTGGCCGGCCACCCTCCGAAGAGCGGCGCACGACCTACTAA
- the folD gene encoding bifunctional methylenetetrahydrofolate dehydrogenase/methenyltetrahydrofolate cyclohydrolase FolD: MAELIDGKSVAEDVVRTVKALTAELTAKGAQKPGLAVVIVGEDPASQVYVASKSRTAKECGFHSVQHTLSAETSEQELLKIIGDLNADPAINGILVQLPLPAHIDAGKVIQTIAPEKDVDGFHFINVGKLGTGELETAFVPCTPAGSMLLIERVRGKDLSGLNAVVVGRSNIVGKPMANLLLAANCTVTIAHSRTKDLAALARTADILVAAVGRPEMVKGDWVKSGATVIDVGINRIAAPEKGEGKTRLVGDVAFAEAAKAAGAITPVPGGVGPMTIAMLMANTVASAYLAAGLKRPSF; the protein is encoded by the coding sequence ATGGCCGAACTGATTGACGGAAAGAGTGTGGCCGAAGACGTGGTGCGCACGGTCAAGGCGTTGACCGCCGAATTGACGGCCAAGGGGGCGCAGAAGCCTGGTCTTGCGGTGGTCATCGTCGGCGAGGATCCGGCGAGCCAGGTCTACGTCGCCTCCAAATCCCGTACCGCCAAGGAATGCGGTTTTCATTCGGTCCAGCACACGCTGTCGGCAGAGACTTCCGAACAGGAACTGCTGAAGATCATCGGCGACCTCAACGCCGATCCGGCCATCAACGGCATCCTGGTGCAGCTTCCGCTTCCAGCCCATATCGATGCCGGCAAGGTCATCCAGACGATTGCGCCGGAAAAGGATGTCGATGGCTTCCACTTCATCAATGTCGGCAAGCTCGGCACCGGCGAACTCGAGACTGCCTTCGTTCCTTGTACGCCGGCCGGCTCGATGCTGCTGATCGAGCGCGTGCGCGGCAAGGATCTGTCCGGTCTCAATGCGGTGGTCGTCGGTCGCTCCAACATCGTCGGCAAGCCGATGGCCAACCTTCTGCTCGCCGCCAACTGCACCGTCACCATCGCGCACAGCCGCACGAAGGACTTGGCTGCGCTCGCCCGCACCGCGGACATTTTGGTGGCCGCCGTCGGCCGGCCCGAAATGGTCAAGGGGGACTGGGTCAAATCAGGCGCCACCGTCATTGATGTCGGCATCAACCGTATCGCCGCACCTGAAAAGGGCGAAGGCAAGACCCGCCTCGTCGGCGACGTCGCCTTTGCCGAGGCAGCGAAGGCTGCCGGCGCCATCACGCCGGTGCCTGGCGGCGTCGGGCCGATGACCATTGCCATGCTGATGGCCAACACGGTAGCCTCCGCCTATCTTGCGGCCGGATTGAAACGGCCTTCCTTCTGA